Proteins encoded by one window of Serratia nevei:
- a CDS encoding ABC transporter ATP-binding protein encodes MILDNIHFALRAGEKLAVIGPNGSGKSSLLRALIGETRPDSGGIHWRGRALSEWPAAERAKSIAFLAQNDSPDLRLSVEDYVALGRLPHGERSAAGKRIVDEAIGETGLAPLRHHPLGRLSGGQRQRAALARALAQSPDLLLLDEPTNHLDPPGRSALLSLVKNKEIAVIAVLHDLPVAEAFADRILVLNESRQVACGTPEAVLQTPVILPVFGMNSFKVAHPVSGKTLRIFDVPHCA; translated from the coding sequence TTGATACTCGACAACATCCATTTCGCGCTGCGCGCCGGTGAGAAGCTGGCGGTGATCGGCCCTAACGGCAGCGGCAAGTCCAGCCTGCTGCGTGCCCTGATCGGCGAAACGCGGCCGGACAGCGGCGGCATTCACTGGCGAGGGCGGGCCTTGTCCGAGTGGCCGGCGGCGGAACGCGCCAAAAGCATCGCCTTTCTGGCGCAAAACGATTCGCCGGATTTGCGGCTGTCGGTTGAGGACTACGTGGCGTTGGGCCGTTTACCGCATGGCGAACGCTCTGCGGCGGGAAAACGCATCGTTGACGAAGCCATCGGGGAAACCGGGCTGGCGCCGCTCAGGCACCATCCGCTGGGGCGGCTCTCGGGCGGCCAGCGTCAGCGCGCCGCGCTGGCCCGGGCGTTGGCACAGTCTCCCGATCTGTTGTTGCTGGATGAACCGACCAATCACCTCGATCCGCCCGGGCGCTCGGCGCTGCTGTCGTTAGTGAAAAATAAAGAGATTGCCGTGATTGCGGTGCTGCACGATTTGCCCGTGGCAGAGGCGTTTGCCGATCGGATCCTGGTGCTGAACGAAAGCCGCCAGGTAGCCTGTGGTACGCCCGAGGCGGTGTTGCAAACTCCGGTGATTTTGCCGGTGTTCGGCATGAACAGTTTCAAGGTGGCGCATCCCGTCAGCGGGAAAACGCTGCGCATTTTTGACGTTCCCCATTGTGCTTGA